The nucleotide window CCGTCGCGACGACGCCAAGGGAGACGAGCGCCGCGAGGGCGAGCGCCGTGAACGAGAAACCGAACCTGCCCATACCTGCCTCCTTGCGTCTGTGAGACGCGACGACGGACGAACGCCGGGCGGGGTACGTTCATTACGGCCGTGCCCGTGCAACCGCGCAGCCACCTGGCGCGGGCTCATTCTACTCCCGGGCCGACTCAACCGGCGGGCGAAAGATCGCAAAAGATCGCGCGCGACCACAGCCGTATCCGAGCGTGTCCGCGTGTCAATGCGACGTCCGAGGCGCGGACGGCCAGCGAGCGCGCCGCTCGCGAGGCGCGCCTCGCGTCGCGTCCGATCCCAGCCGGGAGAATCGCCGAGGTCGAGGGTGGGGCGGGCCCGTGGTCAGCGCGTCCTTCGCGAGCCGCACGACTCGCGGACGACCAGGTCGAAGTTCAGCAGGATGTCTCGCGGCGGCAGCGCCGGGTTGCGCAGCCGCTCGACCATCGTGCTCACCGCGACGGCACCGATGGCGGCACACGGCTGGTGGATGGTGGTGAGCGGCACCGACAGCAGACTCGCGTACTTGACGTCGTCGATGCCGGCCATCCGGATTTCTCCGGGCACCGACACGCCCAGCCCGTTCAGCGTCCTCAGGAGATGGGCGGCGGTGAAGTCGTTGGCGCAGACGAAGCCATCGGGCCGGGCCGTTTCGAGAATCTTCCGCACCGCCGCCGCATCGTCCGGTTCGATGCGACAGACGTACGGCTCGAAGCCGGCACCGGCTTCGGCCAGGGCCTCTCTATACCCGCTAATCCTCGCGTCGACCGTGGGAGCCGAACGGGGACGGCCAAGAAAGACCAGACGCCGGCAACCAGACTTCAGCAGATGCGCCGTGATGACGTGACCGGCCCGACGGTTGTCGATCCCGACGAGATCGTACCGACTCCGTTGCGGGTACGTCACGAGGTCCCGATCGAGCAGCACCACCGCAATGCCTGCCTTGCCGAAGAGCTCGGCGATTCGGCCGTTGATGGCGTCCTTTTCGGTCGTCAGCTCCACCGGGGCGAAGAAGACGCCCGAGACCTTCTTCGCGACGAGCTGCCGGCAGGCCAGCGAGGCCTGCTCCTCGATGTTCGAGGGGTCGCCGAGCGAACTGCCCCAGAGCAGCGCGTGATGGCTGCCTTCCTGCGCCTCGGCCATCCCTCGGCAGATGGGCTCGAAGATCTCCGTCCTTCCCAGCTCGGGTATCAGAAGGCCGAACACGTGACCCCGGGCCACCGCGTCGGCTCTCACGTAGCTGCCCGACCCGGCGCGCCGCTCGATGACCCCGGAGAGCTGAAGGTCCCTCAACGCCCGGTTGACGGTCGGTCGAGAGGCCCCGAATGTCCTGACCAGCTCCGACTCGCTCGGCAACCGCTGGCCCACCTCGTACTGTCCCGACGCAATCGCTTCGATGAGTGTTCGCCGGATGGTGTCGTGTTTCGAGACGGCCGTCTTCGTGTCCACGATCTGATAATACAGGCGTCGGGAGCCCGTCGCCAGCCCCAATTCGCGGGCAGGCCAAGGCCGTGGTTGTCGGGGCCTGGTTCCTTCGTCCGTTGGCCGACGGTGGGGACCGCGGTGGTCCACGATTCGAGACGGACGAGCTGCCGGGGAGGTTGTGACGGGAGATCAGGTTTCGTGGATTACGCGAGGCCGTATTGACATGTTCTCGACGACAACCCCGTCAACGAGCCATCACTGACCCGACCCTTCGCCACCTCATCGGTCTCGTGGCCACTGGCCCGGTGGGAGCGCTGCGCCCGGGGAGGCGTGGTCCGACGGTCGATGACCGTCAACCTGAGGAGGGAGGAGCCTCCCCGGGCGCAGTGTCTCACCCAGGGCGCCGCGCACGTTGCGGGCGGCGCCCCGGGGGGCCGAACGCGCGACTACTGCGAGGGCGACGGCGACGGCGACTTCGCCTCGGCCATCAGGTCGAGCAGGCCGTTGACGATCGCCGACTCGGCGCAGCCCGGCTGGAGCCGCGAAGACAGGACCTCGAACACCTGGTAGCCAAACGCGGCGTCGTTGGGGATGTAGCCGGTCGTCGCCCGGCCGTTGGTGATCGTCGCCATCATGGTCCTCGCCATCGGCGACTCCCTCTTGAACCGCTGGGCGATGAGGTTGTAGACCTCCCCGCTGACGCCGCCGATGGCGATGTCGTCGAGGATCAGCAGGCTGAGCCGCACGCTGACGTCGGGACCGTCCTTGTAGGTGCCGGCGATGCCGCCTCGACCCGTGTTCGTCCGCTCGCGGCCGGGGCAGGTGACCATCTTCTGACCGGCCAGGATCGGGGCGGTCGTCGACGTGCGCTCGATGCCCCGCATCACCCGCAGCACTTCCTCGCCGAGGAACTGGCCCATCGAGACGGCCATCTGCTTCTGCTGGTCCATCAGCCGCTTCACGGTCGGATCCTGTCGATCCAGACCCTGGCCGCCAGGAGGCATGGCGTTGCTGATGTCCTCGCCGCGCTTTGCGTACTCCTTGATGCGGATCTCGCGCAGGTCGTAGGTCTGCTGGAAGAAGATCGGGTTCTGGTCGCCGGCCGCGCCCGTCGACCACAGGGCGACGATCTTGTCGTCGAACGACTCCTCGATGTACCGCGACGAGGCGCCGGGCACGTCTCCGCTCACCAGGTCGAGCTGGCCGAGGACCACGGCGTGCATCGCGTAGTTGTAGTAGACGGCGATCGGCTCGCCGTCGGTCGTCTCGAAGGTGACGACCGCGACGGTCTTGTCCGACGGGCCGTCGTAGTTCGGGCCCTCCCACCAGCGCCGCGTCTTGGGATCGATGATGTTGCGGTTGATGTTGATGAACGACACGCCCGTGCCGTAGCCGATCCGGGCCGGTCGCGCCGCGTCGCTGGCCTGCTTGGCCGACTGGAAGATCAGGTCGTCGAGACCCGTGCCCTGCCGCCGCGGCGACGAGTGCGTGTGCGTCGCCGTCATGAGGACGTTCATCGCGGGAATGCCCAGCTCCTTCTCGATGCGCTGCGTCACGTTCTTCCACGTGTCGTCCGACAGCCCCCCGACGTCGACGGAGATCAGCACGGCGCCGGTGTCTCCGCTGTGGACGACGATCGCGCGCGAGTAGATGCGGTCGTGGACGCCGAGGTAGTTGGGCGGCAGGTCGCCCTGGGCCGGCGTGATGTCGACCCTGGCCGCGCCGGCTTTGATACCGGCGCCGTTGCCGGCCTCGGCCGAGGCCGGCCGGGGCGACACGGCCACGACCAGCAACGTGAAGACGACGATCAAGTGGCGGATCTTCATGGTTCGAGCTCCAGCGCCATCGGCAGGGCCGACGGCAGTGCGGCACGGACGCGGGGGTCCGATGCCGGTCTCCAGGCTTACGATGCGCCGCCGGCGTACTCCGCCGAATCGACGAGCGCCAGGTGCTCCTTGGCCGGATCGTAGATCCAGTTCAGCAGCAGGCCGACGAACAGCAGGCCCGCGAAGAAAGTGGCCAGTACGAAACCGTACCTCACGTGCCCGAAGAGGTCGCTGACCGCTCCCATGGCGAGCGGTCCGAGCGCCGCCGCCCCGCAGGTGAAGAACAGGATCACCCCGGCGATCGCGCCGTGTTCCACCTTGTGGAAGCAGCTGATCCCCTTCGAGTTGAGCGTCGGGTAGATCATCGACATGAAGAGGCCCGACAGCGGCAGCAGGATGGCCGCGTACGACACGCCTCCGAGGACGCTGCCCACGAAGCAGGCGAAGATGGCGAAGCTGAAGACGGCCATCACCGACGTCCAGTTGTACCTCGCCAGCACCGCCGACCCGAGGAAGCGCCCGGCGGCACGCAGGATGAAGAAGATCGAGATCGCGTACGCGGCCACCAGCGGGAACGACCCCGCGTACTCGGCCATCAGCGTCGGCATCCACACGTAGATGGCGCACTCGACGGCCACGTACATGAAGATTCCGAGCGAGAAGCCCATCGCGTACGGGCTCTTCATCATGAAGAACGTCCGCTTGAGATCAATGGGCTCGTCGGAAGCGCGGGTGGTCTCGGGATACCGCACGAGCAGGGCCGTGGCGATGAGCAGCAGGCAGATCGCGGCCGCGATGACGTAGAGCCACTTCCACGACAGGCCCGCCGTCAGCAACCGGGTGACGATCGCCGGCCCGATCACCGCGCCGACGGCGAAGAAGCCCTCCACGGTGTTCATCGTCCCGGTGTGCTCCCGCGTGGAGGTCGAGATGTCGCCCACGAGCGCCAGGGCGCCGGTCTTGAAGATCCCGATCGCGCCGCCCGACACGACGAGCAGCGCGAGGAAGAAGGCGAACGAGTGGCCGGCCACGAAGAGGAACGAACTGACCGCGAACAGCGTGAGGCCCAGGATGATCGTCTTCTTCCGTCCGAAGCGATCCGCCAGGTGGCCGAGCAGGATGCCCGCGAGCGCAATCGCCGTCATGCTGGTGTAGTGGAACGCCCCGGCGGCCGTCATGCTGAGCCCGAACTCCTCGATGATCTCCGGGATGATGACACCGACCGAGTCGGTGGTCATCGCGAACATCATGAACATCAGGAAGGTCAGGCCCTTGATCGCCGCGAGGTTGCCGTGGCCTTTCGCCGTGGCGCTCATGCGGGACCCCGTGTCGTCGACGGTCGGCCGCCGTCGGCATGCACCGGACGCGAGCGCTCGCCTTCCGGGCTCGTGCAGGTGATCCACGCCGTTCGTGCCGACAGGTCGACGCGCAGCCCGGCGCGATCGCCCCCGGACGTCCACGTGATCTCGATGCGGTCGTCCTGCGGCAGGTCGATGCGCACGTCGCCGCCGAATGCCGGATGGGTGTTGCGGAATCGGATCAGGTCGATCTGGCGCTGCACGACCGGCGTCGCGAGCGCGGCGTCGATCTCGGCCGGCGTGTAGTAGTGCCGGTTGATGTCGCGGCCGACCTGCGAGCGGGCCAGCAGCGCCATGTCGTTGGTGCCCGCGAGCAGGCCGACGTAATAGACCTGGGGGATGCCCGGGGCGAAGAACTGCAGCGCGCGCGCGATCAGATAGGCGTCGTCGTCTCGGCCCAGCGCATCGTAGAAGGTGCAGTTGACCTGGTAGAGATCGAGGTTGCTCGCCGAGGCGCCGGTGGCCTGCCGGCTCTGGTCCCCGCTCATCGCGTGGATGCCTTCCACCAGCCGATCGATGGCCTCGGGCGCCAGCAGGCCGGGCGTGCCCGCCGCATCGGCGCCCACGTCGATCACCCCGATGCCGTCGTGCGTGTCGAGCACGGTGACCGCATTGCGCGGGCTGATCGAGAGCCACCGCACGAGCGGCGCCGCGTCGCGCGCGTAGAGCGCGTGGAGCACGAGGGGCGGCAGCGCGAAATCGTAGACCCAGTCCACCTGCCTCGCGATCTCGATCTGGTTCAGGTAGTGGCTGTGGATCTCGACGAGCACTTCCATCCCCAGCCGGTGCGCCTGTGCCGTGAGCTCGGCGATGAACTCGAACGTCTCAGGGATCATGAAGCAGCTCGTGCCGGCCTTCTTGATGGCATAGCCGACCGCATCGAGCCGAATCATGCGGATGCCGGACGCCGCGAACCGGTCCAGGATCGACTCGAGGTAGGCGGCCGCCCGGGGATCCCGGACGTCGATGTCGACCTGCTGCGGCGTGAACGTCGTCCACAGCAGCCGCTTCTCGCCCGATGCGAGCGTCGTCACCGTGAAGGGCAGCGACGGCCGAGGACGGTAGACGGCGAGGAGATCGGCTTCCGTGGCGCCGCGGGGGAACACGCGGTCGTACGTGAGGAACATCCCCGCAAACTCCGAGCGCGCGCCGCTCTTCGAGAAGTCGACGAACTGGGGCGAGCCGCTCGAGGCGTGATTGACGATGAGGTCCGAGACGAGCTCGAGCGTGCCGCCGAGCGCCTCGACGTCGTCCCACGCGCCGAGGCGCGCATCGACGCGCGTGTGATCGATGGGGTCGAACCCCGCGTCGGCCCCGTCGATGGGATCGAAGAACGGCAGAAGGTGCGCGCCGCCGAACACGCCGGCGAGGCGGCCGGTCAGGAGGGCTTCGAGGTCGCGAAACCCGCCCGCCGCCAGCCGGTCGACGTACGTGATCAGCTGCACCTGGTTCTTCACGAACAGCCTCCCGCCGGCAGCGACCGGCGACAGCTCCGAGGGAGGAGGGAGGGCCTGGAGCCGCCGCCGGTCGTCCTGCGCGGAGAGTACATGGCAGGCGCGCACATGTCAATATCGATTAAGTGAATATATCATAGTTGCTTATCGATACCTGGCAGTCAGATAAGCCGCTCGGTACGGCCTCACAGCGACCAGCCCGCCCGGTAGTGGTGCTGCACGAACTCGTTGGCTTCCGGCAGGTTCGTCACCTGCATGTTCGGGCCGTCCCACTCGAGCCTCTGGCCGGGGAAGCGGGCCGCCACGTTGCCGAGGAGGATGCCTTCGGTAAACGGCCCCGCGTAGTCGAAATCGCAGGAGGGCGGGATCGTGCCCTTGATGGCGTCGACCCAGGCCTGCTGGTGACTCGTGGTGATGCGCGGAATGGTCTTCTCGGGACGGGCGTACGCCTGCATGGCCGTCTCGGGGATGAGGCGAGGACTGCCCGCGTACGAGTCGCACACGAGCTTGCCCTTGTCGCCGACAAAGAGCGACCCGCCGCCCATCATGCGCCGGTCGAGTTCGAGGTCATCGGGCCGTTCCGGCTGGAGTCCGCCGTCGTACCAGTGGAGCTTCACGGGAGGGAGCTCGCCACGGGCAGGGAACGAGTAGTGCACGATCGTCGCCGGCGGAAAGCTGTCGTCGTACGTGACCGGGGTCTCTTCCACCGAGCCGTCGGGCTTCGGGACCTGCATCACGAGCTTCGAAGCGAAGCCGAGCACGCTCGTCGGCGCGCCCAGCTTGAGCGCGGTGTACGCGGCGTCCATGATGTGGCAGCCCATGTCGCCCAGGGAACCGCAGCCGAAGTCGTACCAGGCGCGCCAGCTGAACGGGTGATAGACGCGATGATACGGGCGCAGCGGGGCCGGGCCGAGCCAGAGGTCCCAGTCGAGCCCGGTCGGGACGGGAGGCTGCTGCTCCGGGCGCGGCATGCCCTGCGCCCAGATCGGCCGGTTGGTCCAGCAGTGCACTTCACGCACCTGCCCGATCGCGCCGTCGTTGATCCACTCCTGGATGAGCCGAATCCCCTCGCCCGAGTGGCCCTGGTTGCCCATCTGCGTCACGACCTTGTACCGGCGTGCGGCCTCCGTCAGCGCTCGCGCTTCCGACACGGTCCTGGTCAGCGGCTTCTGCACCGACACGTGCTTGCCCAACTGCATCGCGGCCATCGCAATGACCGCATGGGTGTGGTCTGGCGTCGCGACGACCACGGCGTCGATGTCCTTCCGCTTCTCGAGCATCACGCGGTAGTCGCGGTAGCGGCTCGAGGCCGGGAAGCCGTCCAGGAACGCCGTCGTCTCCTCCCATCCCGGCCGCGCGGCAAAGAGCGCCTTCATGCGGTCGGCGCCGGCCTCGGTCTCGTCGACGTCACAGAGCGCCACGATGTTGCTGCTCCCCCCGGCGAGGAGCGCCCTGAGGTCGTGTACGCCCATACCACCCACCGAGTAGCCGACAATCGCGATGTTGAGCCGGTCGCTCGGCGCCTGGAAGCCGCGCCCGAGGACGTGCCGCGGGACGATGAGCACACCAGCGGCGGTCGTCCCGACGTTCCGGATGAACGTCCGGCGTGAGGTCTTGTCCTGTTCGGGCGACGGTTTCCGCATTGACCCAGCTCCTTCCTCGCGCTGCCGATGCAGCTTCTCCTGCGTTGACAGAAGGACTATATCTGTATACTGTCGTGTTCGCAACCTGAGATGTAGATCTTGCGCCGGGTTGCACTCGGTGAGCGCTGAAGGACCCTAGACGTGAGCGATGCGGGACGGATTGCGGGCGTCGAGCTCGGCGGCACGAAGGTGGTCGCCGTGCTCTGGCAGGACGGCGCAATCGTCGACCAGTTCCGGGTGCCCACCCGCGATCCCGACACGACGTTCGACGATCTGCTCGCGGGACTCGGGCGCTGGTGGGAGGCGCATCCCTTCGCGGCGCTCGGCGTGGCCAGCTTCGGGCCCGTGACGCTCGACCCGCTGGCCACCGACTTCGGCTGCATTCGGACGACGCCCAAGGCGGGGTGGACCGGCGCGGCCGTCGTCCCGCGCCTGGCACGCCGGTTCGCGTGCCCGATTGGCATCGACACCGACGTCAATGCGGCCGCGCTCGCCGAGCACCGCTGGGGACACGGGCGCGGCGCCGACAGCCTCGTCTACGTCACCATCGGTACCGGCGTCGGCGCCGGCATCCTGCAAGGCGGACGCCCGCTGCACGGCCGGCTGCATCCGGAAGTGGGCCACATGCTCCTGCGACGGCAACCCGGTGACGGGTTCGCGGGCAGTTGCCTCTTCCACCGCGACTGCGTGGAGGGTCTGCTGTCAGGACCGGCCCTGCAGGCACGCTTCGGCGTGGACCCGGCCGACGTGCCTGCCGACGACCCGCGCTGGAACGTCGTCATTGCCGACCTCGCGGCGTTTCTCGCCGTCCTGCTGCACGGCCTCGCCCCGAACCGGATCCTGATCTCTGGAGGCGTGGGCATGGGCGCGCCGTGGATCGTCGAGCGTGTCCCGCCGATGATCGTGCCGCTGCTCGGCGGCTACTACCCCGAGCTCGACGAGCGCGCGCTCGCGCGGGTGATCACGCCGCCGGCGCTCGGGCAGGCGGCGGGTCCGCTCGGCGCGATCGCCGTCGGCCTCGCGGCGCTCGAGCGCTTCGTGCGGCAGGAGGTGATCCTGTAGGCGCGATCGCCCGGAGACCCGCTCAGCGCACGAGCGGCGGCAGCAGATCCAGGATGCCGTCGACGATGGCCGTCTCGCCACAGCCGGGTTTGACGGGCGAGTTGAGCACCGAGAAGATCTGGTGGGCGTACGACGCGTCGTCCGGGACATAGCCGGCCCTCGACATGCCGTTGGCCCGCGTCGTCAGCAGCGTCCTCGCGTACGGCGACTCCTTCTTGAGCCGAAGGCCAATCGCCGCGTAGGGAATCGCGTTCACCTGCGCGATCGCCACGTCGCCCACCACCAGGACGCCGAGCCGGATCTCGACCGGATCGGCGTCGACGTACTCACCCGCGACACCGCTGCGGCCAACGTTCGTTCTCTGGCGACCCGGGCACGAGACCATCTTGGAGTCTCCGTGGATCCGAACGTTCGACACGTCCGGAGACGCGCCCCTCATGGCGTGCAGGACCGCCTCGCCCAGCATCTGCCCCAGCGAGAGCACCATCCGCTTCTGCTGGTTCATCAGCCTGGCGACGGTCGGGTCGTTCCGGTCCATCCCCACGCCGCCCGGCGGCGGCATCGCGTTGCGGATGTCCTCTCCGCGCTTCGCGTACTCGTTGATGCGGATCTCGCGGAGGTCGTACGTCTGCTGGAAGTAGATCGGGTTCTGGTCGCCGTGCGCACCGAGCGAGAGCGCCGCGACCACCGTGTCGTCGTAAGACTCCTCGATGTACCGCGAGGCCTCCCCGGTGATGTCGCCGCTCACCAGGTCGAGCGTGCCGGCAATGACGTTGAACACGGCGTAGTTGTAGTACACCGCGATGGGCGCGCCGTCTGGTGACACGAACTGGAGCACGCGCACCGACTTGTCCGACACCCCCTCGTAGTTGGCGCCTTCCCACCACCCGCGGGTCTTGGGGTCGATGTGGTGTCGGTTCACGTTGATGTGCGAGACGCTCGTGCCGTAGCGCATGCGCGCGGGCTGGAGCTTCTCCTTCGCCTGCTTCACCGAGTCGAAGATCCTGTCTTCGAGGGCCGCATTCCGCACGGGCTCGGCGCCGGGCCGTGGAGGCCCGCCGCCAGTCGGAGCACTGTGCGTCCCCGTGCCGGCCAGCACGATGTGCCGCACCGGGATGCCAAGCTCCTCCGCAATGCGGCCGTTCACGCGGCCCGCGACGATGTTCGACAGCGAGATCACGTCCACCGTGACGAGCGCCGCGCTCGTCACCCCGTTGTCGATGACGATGGCCCTCGAGTAGACGCGGTCGAGCACGCCGAGGTAATGCTCCGGCCACTCGCCCGGCGCAGGAGTGATGTCGACCTTGGCCGCGCCCACGCGAAGGGGACCGGGCTGCGCCACCTGGGCCTGGCTGGCGGGTGCGAGGGCCAAGAACAGCACTGACGACAACGCGGCGATGTGAGGTTTCATGGGTCGTCGAGATGAGATTCCAGAATGTCTAATG belongs to Acidobacteriota bacterium and includes:
- a CDS encoding GntR family transcriptional regulator, yielding MYYQIVDTKTAVSKHDTIRRTLIEAIASGQYEVGQRLPSESELVRTFGASRPTVNRALRDLQLSGVIERRAGSGSYVRADAVARGHVFGLLIPELGRTEIFEPICRGMAEAQEGSHHALLWGSSLGDPSNIEEQASLACRQLVAKKVSGVFFAPVELTTEKDAINGRIAELFGKAGIAVVLLDRDLVTYPQRSRYDLVGIDNRRAGHVITAHLLKSGCRRLVFLGRPRSAPTVDARISGYREALAEAGAGFEPYVCRIEPDDAAAVRKILETARPDGFVCANDFTAAHLLRTLNGLGVSVPGEIRMAGIDDVKYASLLSVPLTTIHQPCAAIGAVAVSTMVERLRNPALPPRDILLNFDLVVRESCGSRRTR
- a CDS encoding sucrose phosphorylase → MKNQVQLITYVDRLAAGGFRDLEALLTGRLAGVFGGAHLLPFFDPIDGADAGFDPIDHTRVDARLGAWDDVEALGGTLELVSDLIVNHASSGSPQFVDFSKSGARSEFAGMFLTYDRVFPRGATEADLLAVYRPRPSLPFTVTTLASGEKRLLWTTFTPQQVDIDVRDPRAAAYLESILDRFAASGIRMIRLDAVGYAIKKAGTSCFMIPETFEFIAELTAQAHRLGMEVLVEIHSHYLNQIEIARQVDWVYDFALPPLVLHALYARDAAPLVRWLSISPRNAVTVLDTHDGIGVIDVGADAAGTPGLLAPEAIDRLVEGIHAMSGDQSRQATGASASNLDLYQVNCTFYDALGRDDDAYLIARALQFFAPGIPQVYYVGLLAGTNDMALLARSQVGRDINRHYYTPAEIDAALATPVVQRQIDLIRFRNTHPAFGGDVRIDLPQDDRIEITWTSGGDRAGLRVDLSARTAWITCTSPEGERSRPVHADGGRPSTTRGPA
- a CDS encoding Gfo/Idh/MocA family oxidoreductase produces the protein MRKPSPEQDKTSRRTFIRNVGTTAAGVLIVPRHVLGRGFQAPSDRLNIAIVGYSVGGMGVHDLRALLAGGSSNIVALCDVDETEAGADRMKALFAARPGWEETTAFLDGFPASSRYRDYRVMLEKRKDIDAVVVATPDHTHAVIAMAAMQLGKHVSVQKPLTRTVSEARALTEAARRYKVVTQMGNQGHSGEGIRLIQEWINDGAIGQVREVHCWTNRPIWAQGMPRPEQQPPVPTGLDWDLWLGPAPLRPYHRVYHPFSWRAWYDFGCGSLGDMGCHIMDAAYTALKLGAPTSVLGFASKLVMQVPKPDGSVEETPVTYDDSFPPATIVHYSFPARGELPPVKLHWYDGGLQPERPDDLELDRRMMGGGSLFVGDKGKLVCDSYAGSPRLIPETAMQAYARPEKTIPRITTSHQQAWVDAIKGTIPPSCDFDYAGPFTEGILLGNVAARFPGQRLEWDGPNMQVTNLPEANEFVQHHYRAGWSL
- a CDS encoding MFS transporter; the encoded protein is MSATAKGHGNLAAIKGLTFLMFMMFAMTTDSVGVIIPEIIEEFGLSMTAAGAFHYTSMTAIALAGILLGHLADRFGRKKTIILGLTLFAVSSFLFVAGHSFAFFLALLVVSGGAIGIFKTGALALVGDISTSTREHTGTMNTVEGFFAVGAVIGPAIVTRLLTAGLSWKWLYVIAAAICLLLIATALLVRYPETTRASDEPIDLKRTFFMMKSPYAMGFSLGIFMYVAVECAIYVWMPTLMAEYAGSFPLVAAYAISIFFILRAAGRFLGSAVLARYNWTSVMAVFSFAIFACFVGSVLGGVSYAAILLPLSGLFMSMIYPTLNSKGISCFHKVEHGAIAGVILFFTCGAAALGPLAMGAVSDLFGHVRYGFVLATFFAGLLFVGLLLNWIYDPAKEHLALVDSAEYAGGAS
- a CDS encoding neutral/alkaline non-lysosomal ceramidase N-terminal domain-containing protein — translated: MKPHIAALSSVLFLALAPASQAQVAQPGPLRVGAAKVDITPAPGEWPEHYLGVLDRVYSRAIVIDNGVTSAALVTVDVISLSNIVAGRVNGRIAEELGIPVRHIVLAGTGTHSAPTGGGPPRPGAEPVRNAALEDRIFDSVKQAKEKLQPARMRYGTSVSHINVNRHHIDPKTRGWWEGANYEGVSDKSVRVLQFVSPDGAPIAVYYNYAVFNVIAGTLDLVSGDITGEASRYIEESYDDTVVAALSLGAHGDQNPIYFQQTYDLREIRINEYAKRGEDIRNAMPPPGGVGMDRNDPTVARLMNQQKRMVLSLGQMLGEAVLHAMRGASPDVSNVRIHGDSKMVSCPGRQRTNVGRSGVAGEYVDADPVEIRLGVLVVGDVAIAQVNAIPYAAIGLRLKKESPYARTLLTTRANGMSRAGYVPDDASYAHQIFSVLNSPVKPGCGETAIVDGILDLLPPLVR
- a CDS encoding ROK family protein, with the translated sequence MSDAGRIAGVELGGTKVVAVLWQDGAIVDQFRVPTRDPDTTFDDLLAGLGRWWEAHPFAALGVASFGPVTLDPLATDFGCIRTTPKAGWTGAAVVPRLARRFACPIGIDTDVNAAALAEHRWGHGRGADSLVYVTIGTGVGAGILQGGRPLHGRLHPEVGHMLLRRQPGDGFAGSCLFHRDCVEGLLSGPALQARFGVDPADVPADDPRWNVVIADLAAFLAVLLHGLAPNRILISGGVGMGAPWIVERVPPMIVPLLGGYYPELDERALARVITPPALGQAAGPLGAIAVGLAALERFVRQEVIL